AAGTTGATAACGTGATGCACTCAGATAATTAATTACCACCATAGCAGAGGTAATAACTGAGTTGCTTCAGAGAGCATAACTCAGGTTGGTGTGTTGCACATAAAGGAATATGATGGTTTTAAATTAATCTACATTCACTTCTTTCGTATTTTTTTCGGAAAGTTTGTGTGATAATTTTAGAATCTATTACTACattcaaaatattaagttaGTCATgtgatatttttagaataaattaccacattcaaaatattgttcttcttaaaatttagaattatgaCTTTTCTCCTAAAGATACGTATGGAGGATGAaagaataaatgatatttacattttttcttaatttcaacTACTAAGTGACTTGAGATTACTGGATGTACATAAACTAATGGCACTTTGAAATGACCATGTTGTTAATGCCTCCATAAACTACAATGTTGTTCAGAAGAGATAGCTATTATTAAAGATTTGCTATTTAAATTCCATAAGCTTAAGAAACAGAATTATCCTAGAAAACTGCTGTGAAAATTTGACCTCTGactaaataatgataaaaaatgacCAATGCAAGGATGAGGATTAGATCCATCCCTACCACATGACACTGTTAAAGAATCCATCCAAAATTGCACTGTTTCCGCCAGCtgaattaaataaacaaataatgaaaTAACACGTAACAATAATACAAACCAAAAAAGAGAGCAGAGAGAAAAAGGTGCCATGTTTTCACATTCTTCAACCCCcatctctctccctctctcagTCACAGACcaacacaaaaataaacattatataaggCTTTGTTTGAGACAACTTTTTCTGCACTTCTCGTCCTTTTTCTTCCTTCGACATAACACAGAGGGAAAGGAAAAGTAGTAGCAGTAGTAAGGAACGAAACCCCAAACCAACATGGGTTTCTTGTTTCCAACCCTGTTGTTGTGTCTATTTGTTGTGTTAAGCTTTTTCCAAACGAAAGCTCAGGAATTTGACCCCTACTTGAATGCCAATGTTTCCAGTTTGAGCAGTGGCAGAAAACTTGCAGGAAGATGCAACTTGTTCCGTGGAAAATGGGTTTATGACTCTTCATACCCTCTCTACGACCCTTCTACATGTCCCTTCATAGATCCACAATTCAACTGCCAAAAGTACGGTCGCCCTGACACACAGTATCAGAAATATAGATGGCAACCCTTCTCTTGTCCCTTACCAAGGTACCACCTACTTCCAACCTTCACTTTCCCAGTTCatcttttcttcatcttcttcttcttcttctgcttcAACCCTTCTCAATTTCCATGTCTTGTGTCAACAGGTTCAACGCATTTGACTTTCTCGCTAAGTACAGAGGCAAGAAGGTTATGTTTGTCGGTGACTCCTTGAGCTTAAACCAGTTCAACTCTCTCGCTTGTATGATTCACTCTTGGGTGCCTCACTCTAAAACCACCTTCACCAAGCAAGAAGCTCTCTCCAAAATCACATTTGAGGTTGGTTTTCTAGTtcttattatttaactttaactATTCAATTGAATTGATTCCATTCCTGTCTTTATTTTAAGTTTGGCTACAAGATTTTGTAGTGGCGTTAACAACACTCTATCAGTCACATTAAAGTAAAAGTGATTTAAGCTATTGTGTTGAGTTGTGTCCATGCAAGTGGTGTCGTTTTCTCTCTCAGAAAGTTGAAAAATGCGATTTATTTTCTCGAAGTGTTGAACTGTGACTGAGGTATTGATGATGAATTGGTGTGAGAGCCGGCGAGAATAAAAAAAACTCGggttttgttttgtgttgtgtgtgttgCTGTGAAGCACCGAAATAAAGTTTGCGACGTGATTGGTGGCGTCTTTCTTCTTTTGCAGGGGACACCTTTGATTGTTAACATGAAGGATAATAAATGTTTCCTTTAATtgctttaattattctttactCGAGCTGTTACCCTCTCGATTCAGCCCATTTTTTTGAACCTGCACATAATTTTCATACCAGTGTCTGAGCGGTTTGACAAAATCTGATTAGTTTCCTGAATATTATAATCTAACAATAAAGCGGTATCTGATTCAGTgttaaattagttttcaaaattatattttaatattaaaagggtCTAAAGATGGAATTGTAACATCTTTTACACGTTCAATGATTAACTtggacttttttattttaaagaatagaCTAAGTTAATCAAAAGTGCTAAAATTACAGTAACTTTTATTGTTACTGTTCTTCTTTCTCAAAGGAGAATGctaatataaagtaaaaagttTTTATGAAAAGGTGCAACATATAATGTCACCAATTCATTGGTATTGTATTTTGTGTCTCTCTGTGTGGTATGGTTGGTTTGTATAGATACCATCAAAAGCTTTGTTTATGTTTGTGATCCAAATTGTCAGCACTTTCTTTCTTTATGTAGAAATTTGGTAAACAAATGTCTTAATTAGCAATGATGAATGTGGGAAATCTAGATTTCCCTTCTAATTTTTGCTGTGTGTAGTGACATCAAGTCATCAATCTCGGCTTGAAATTCCACAGCACCCAACACACATCATCATTAGTAATAACTAAATTGTGAACAAAGCTTTACTCTGCTAAAACTCGTTTTTCTTTGCACAGTCTGTTTCCGAATGTGCAATGATTGAAAGTTTGATTTTTGCCAACCCCATATCAGCTTCAAAGCAATTTACACAACATTACGAGTATAATCATACATATGGAGGGTTCATTGaagaaaaagttaagaaaagtcgAAGTGGGTCGTagtaatatatatgttttatattcataacATGTAGATTATACAGTTAAAAAATGTGACAGCAACAGTAATTCTAGGATTGTAGACATAATTTGTAGTTTTGTTCTTAATTAGATTAGTTCCGAATTGGACCACTTGACACTTGTGGCTTGATTCATACGCTGTTCTCTGCTTGCACGACTTTTTCTTATGTAAATTCTATCTACAAAAGTGAgggatttttgtttttcttcaatttttgttattctatGGTCCTTTTTAGTGTTTTTGACATTTAGAAACAATAGGAAGAAAAGACAGGCTTTGATAATGTGGTAGGGAAGTTTCTTAGGAAGTAAACAAACTTTGGAGGAGACACCAAAAATAGACAAATTATTCACTGTGTGATTCTTATAATTgtagttattttgtttttatcaggACTATGGCCTCGAGTTGTTTCTGTATCGCACACCATATCTGGTGGACCTTGACCGTGAGAGTGTTGGAAGggttctgaagattgactcaatCAAGAGCGGTGATGCTTGGAGAGGAATGGACGTGCTAGTTTTCAACACGTGGCACTGGTGGACCCACACCGGGAGTTCACAGCCGTAGGATCATCTTTCACATCATTATGTCATAATCATGATCATAATCAGTTCCCTTAATCAGGGATGAGAAATAATTGCTTATTGTTTTACTTCATTGCAGGTGGGACTATGTTCAAGAGGGTAACAAGTTGTACAAAGACATGAACCGTTTCATTTTATTCTACAAAGGTTTGACAACTTGGGCTAGATGGGTTAACATCAACGTGAATCCAGCTCAGACCAAAGTCTTCTTTCTGGGGATTTCTCCTGTGCATTATGAGTAAGTTTTCTCTACCCCCATTTGATTAAGCTTGAGTAAAGATCAAGTTTTTATGTCATAGATCAAAGAGACATGGTTAAATTAAATGAGAAGACCTCCTTAAAATTGTTGCTGAGATGTAATTTATTTGATGGTGTTAAATGGGAAGTTAAGAAGTGTTTGTTGGTTTTACTAATTGTGCATGGTGGGTGTTTGATGTTATGCTTAGGGGGAAAGATTGGAACCAACCAGCAAGATCTTGCATGAGTGAGAAAGAACCATTCTTTGGTTTGAAGTACCCTGCAGGGACACCAATGGCTTGGGTGATAGTGAACAAGGTTTTGAGTAGGATAAAGAAGCCGGTGTATTTTCTTGATGTTACTACACTGTCACAGTACAGAAAAGATGCACATCCTGAAGGGTACAGTGGGATTATGGCAAGTGATTGCAGCCATTGGTGTCTTCCAGGACTGCCTGATACATGGAATGTGCTTCTGCATGCTGCTCTTTTTGGCTGAAGGAAGAAGCACCTACCTATAGTGACTTGCCAACTTTGTTTCTTAGAGGAAAACCAATTGTTTTCTAATGTAGGAGATGTTAGTTTAGCATTCTGCTTCTTTGGAAttggataataataaaagggTTTGATTCTGCAAATTGTAAATTATCATATTGTTTTGGCATAAACATGCCATTAATGTACCAAACACAATACCCCCTTTGGAATATTGAAAAGCATTTGCACTGAAGTTTCCTTTGGAATAACTTGCTGCTGAATGGTTGTGAATCTGGTGCTTGGTGAAATTCCTCTCTTGCTGAAGCTTAAGAAAAAGGAAAGCCAAGGGAGAATCTGATCCCACTCTGCAAACTAATTATTCCAGATTAAATTACTAGAAGAAACAAATAGGGCTTCCaaatttagattaaataaaatctttgaGGAAACTTTAGCTCCCCAACCTTTCAATAAAAAGAAAGTTCTTACTTTCTCCAAGATAAGAAGAGAAAGTGTGTTTTGATCCGAAAATCATAAATCCTAATGttcaaatatttaagtttttaataagAATTAAAGAGAGTAATATGATAAGTAAAACCAGAAACTTTAGCATTTAATTTACGacaaatttttctaacaaaatttactaacatatattttacaaataaaagtattattcatTGGTTCTAGTAATAAAACTACCTATTACtgataacaattttattttattgacaaatgttacaaataaattttgtgaCATTCCATTTAAGTAGATTTAATTCTACCGAATAACCACGTAACATAgctatatacatataaataggGAAAATCAAAAGAAGAACTTAGGGAAGTCATTGTTACAATCATCCATAAACATGTAAAAGTCTTAGGTAGAATCACAGTGCCTTAACCACAATTAAAAGTCAAAAGAAAAGGTAGTTTCCAAAAGAGACACTGTCCTAGGACAAGAGTTTTATAACAACCCTAGAGCCAAAACGTCATTCCTAGGAGCCACAAGAAACAGGTCCAGCTATGCAGCACCACTGCCCCCATCGGATCTACCACCAGGATTTgccccatctgctcccaccaagaggtgatcatcgcaaagcaAACACAGAACAGGAACATACATAAAATGCAAAGGGGTGAGCTAGTGCAAACGTCattaacatattataaaaacatGTACAAGACAAAgcaaattattattaatgaactTATAAACATTCCAATCGTGAAAGGGCAGACAAATGCAAGTTCCTatgactcgatatccggatcatacacttgatatagaattctaaaggaagtatgcacctgtgctggtttctaaactctgcagagtctagacgcaaggggttatcacccaaccacacacagggtTAATCCATTAATGTCTCGGGCCCAAActgtcccaagactaggacctcctgccactctcaccacataaaccATTCTGCTCTACGTGAG
This region of Vigna unguiculata cultivar IT97K-499-35 chromosome 5, ASM411807v1, whole genome shotgun sequence genomic DNA includes:
- the LOC114185267 gene encoding protein trichome birefringence-like 39, which produces MGFLFPTLLLCLFVVLSFFQTKAQEFDPYLNANVSSLSSGRKLAGRCNLFRGKWVYDSSYPLYDPSTCPFIDPQFNCQKYGRPDTQYQKYRWQPFSCPLPRFNAFDFLAKYRGKKVMFVGDSLSLNQFNSLACMIHSWVPHSKTTFTKQEALSKITFEDYGLELFLYRTPYLVDLDRESVGRVLKIDSIKSGDAWRGMDVLVFNTWHWWTHTGSSQPWDYVQEGNKLYKDMNRFILFYKGLTTWARWVNINVNPAQTKVFFLGISPVHYEGKDWNQPARSCMSEKEPFFGLKYPAGTPMAWVIVNKVLSRIKKPVYFLDVTTLSQYRKDAHPEGYSGIMASDCSHWCLPGLPDTWNVLLHAALFG